AGGCCCCTCAAGGCCGGTGTCTTCGCGGCCGATATGACACACAGGAGGATCGGATCGATGCGATCGGCAAGGACGGCTCAAATGAGAACGATGAAGCGTCGGCACCGCCTGGCGGCGACCGTGGTGCTGGTGGTCACGGCGATGCTCGCGCCCCTCGGCCCGCTGTCGGTGGCCACGGCGGACGCGGCGACGCTGGCGACGGGTGACGAATCCGCTTTCGTGGCGAACATCAACGCCGCCCGTGCCGCTCAGGGTGTGCCCGCCCTGGTCGTGTCGGGTTCGATGACCGGCGCCGCACGCAGCTGGTCGGAGTGGATGGCGAACAACCAGACACTCGCACACTCGTCGGACATCACGAGCGGTGCTCCGGCAGGTTGGCGCAAGGCCGGCGAGAACGTCGGCCGGGGTCCCAGTGTCTCGTCGGTCTGGCAGGCCTACATGGCCTCGTCGGGCCACAAGGCCAACATCTTGGACGCGGAGTTCACCCACCTCGGCATCGGGGTCTACCACGACGACAGCGGCCAACTCTGGAACACCCAGCGGTTCGCCTACGTGCCGGGAGCGGCCCCGGCTCCGACGCCGGCTCCGACGCCTGCGCCCACGCCGGCTCCGACGCCTCCGCCCACGCCGGCTCCGACGCCTCCGCCCACGCCGGCTCCGACGCCTGCGCCTACTCCGGCTCCGACGCCTGCGCCCGTCCCGTCGACACCGCCGACCCCGTCGGCCACGCCTGCGCCCACGCCGGCTCCCGAACCCGGTGAGACCGAGGATCCCGACGTCGTGGAGGCGAAAGCGGAACGGGCGATGCGTGTCCTCGACGTCCTGTCGATGATCGAGGGCTGAGACCCGCCCCCCGGCGCGCCGCCTGCCACGTCGGCGCACCCGTCGCCGGGTAGCTTTGGCCGACGTGGCGACGGGGGATGACCACAGCGATCTCGGGTTCTTCGCCGCGAACCCGGTGGGGCGCGTCCTGTTGTCGGCGTTGCTCGCCGGTTTCGTCGCCACCGTCGTGGTGTGGAACCTTCCCGACGGGGACGTGCAGGACGAGCTCGCCGGCGAGATGGCCGACCACGTCAACGCCCTGCACATCAACCAGAACTGGGCCCTGTTCTCCCCCAATCCGTCGACGACGTCGATCGAGACCTATGCCGTCGTCACCTTCGACGACGGCACCACCACCGAGTACCGGTTCCCCGACGGCGACCCGTTGGTCGGCGCGTTGCGCGAGTACCGCTGGCGCAAGTTCGAGGGCCGGGTCCGCCTCGACCGCAACAGCTACCTGTGGCAGCCCACGGCGGAGTGGATCGCAGACCGCTACGACGACCCGGTGGACACGGTGGTGTTGATCCGACGCTGGTCCGAGACCCCCGAACCAGGCACCGACGAGCAGCGTGAATGGCAGGAGTTCGCCTTCTACACGCTCGAGGCGACGCCGTGACGTCCAGGCGTGACGGACGTGCGGCGAGCCCCGGCGTTCACGGCTCAGAGGTGCGCCCGGTCGTCAGCCGGGAAGGGGTGGATCTCGTTCGCCTCGGATCGGCCATCGTGATCGTCGGCGTCGGCGTGCTGGCGGATGCGGCTCTCGGCATCGCCCACGGCGCTCTCGTCGGCGGACTGGTCGCCGTGGGGTACCTCGGCGTGACCTTCGGGTGGTGGCGCCGTTTCTGGCTCGAACCCACGTCGGCCGCCACGCTCACCGTCATGCGCGTCATGATCGGCGCAACGGTGTTCGCCTACGGCCTGTCGCTGTCGCGTGACGTCACCGTCTTGTTCTCCGAGGACGGCCTGCTCCCTTCTCCGACCTACCGGGACGGACGCTTCGGCGTGTTCCAGTGGTGGGAGGGGGACGGGGCGCTGTGGACGATGTACGCCGTACTGCTCGCCAGCGCCCTGGCGGTCATCGCGGGCCGCGGGGTGCGGATCGCGGCCCCCCTCATGTGGCTCGCTGTGATGTCGTTCCATCAGGACAACCCGTCGCTGCTCAACGGAGGCGACGACCTGCTGCGGATCTGGACGGCCTACTTCGCGGTCTTCGCCGTCCTGACGCCGTCGCGGTTCCTGTCGGTGCCGTTGTTCGGATGTCGCGACGAGCACGGCGTGCGGCGTTGGCCGCTCGCGCCGACCTGGATCGTCAGGGTCGCCCAGATCCAGTTGACCGTCATCTACCCGGCGACGGTGATAGCGAAGCTCCCCGGGGAGACCTGGCGCAACGGCACGGCCTCGCTGTACGCCCTCGGCCTACAGGACTTCGAGCGGTTCTGGATCCCCGACTTCATGAGGACGTCCGTCTACCTCGGTACGTTCATGACGTGGTTCACGCTCGCGGTGGAGATCTCGCTGCCCTTCCTGTTGTGGACACGGCGGACCCGCTGGATCGGGATCGTCGCCGGTCTCGGGATGCATCTCGGTTTCGACTACACGATGCGGGTCGGCTTCTTCATGTGGTCCCTGGCCATCGGCTAC
This region of Acidimicrobiales bacterium genomic DNA includes:
- a CDS encoding CAP domain-containing protein, yielding MKRRHRLAATVVLVVTAMLAPLGPLSVATADAATLATGDESAFVANINAARAAQGVPALVVSGSMTGAARSWSEWMANNQTLAHSSDITSGAPAGWRKAGENVGRGPSVSSVWQAYMASSGHKANILDAEFTHLGIGVYHDDSGQLWNTQRFAYVPGAAPAPTPAPTPAPTPAPTPPPTPAPTPPPTPAPTPAPTPAPTPAPVPSTPPTPSATPAPTPAPEPGETEDPDVVEAKAERAMRVLDVLSMIEG
- a CDS encoding HTTM domain-containing protein, translating into MTSRRDGRAASPGVHGSEVRPVVSREGVDLVRLGSAIVIVGVGVLADAALGIAHGALVGGLVAVGYLGVTFGWWRRFWLEPTSAATLTVMRVMIGATVFAYGLSLSRDVTVLFSEDGLLPSPTYRDGRFGVFQWWEGDGALWTMYAVLLASALAVIAGRGVRIAAPLMWLAVMSFHQDNPSLLNGGDDLLRIWTAYFAVFAVLTPSRFLSVPLFGCRDEHGVRRWPLAPTWIVRVAQIQLTVIYPATVIAKLPGETWRNGTASLYALGLQDFERFWIPDFMRTSVYLGTFMTWFTLAVEISLPFLLWTRRTRWIGIVAGLGMHLGFDYTMRVGFFMWSLAIGYASFVKPEEFERALRRLARVPARMTPSGRRVART